AATTGCAACCGGATTGGGTGTTAATTTTAGTTTATTAAAAGCCAAATGTATAATGCCATTACGATCTACATAACTGAAAATACCATATTGTTGAATAGTCCTTTTTTGAGCACTATTGTATTTAGGATAATGATGTTTTATTTCGGCAGATTCTTTTAATAACGCAATAAGTTCGTTTCCTGTTTCTTCATAATCTAAAGACGTTGTTTCCGCACAAAGGGAAATCTCTTTTGTTTTTTTGTCATAAAAATGACCTAAAACTCGTTTTTTAATGTTCTTTGCTTTCCCTACATAAATAATTTTTCCCTTTCTGTCCTTAAAATAGTATACTCCAGCTGTTGTAGGTAATTTTTTATATTCCTCTTTTGGTAGCCCTGGAGGAAGGGTTGCTTCCTGAGATTTCGCATGTAAAAATTGCTTAAATACGCTTTCTGCATTTTCTGCCCGTAATAGTTTGTGAAATAGTAATACTGTGGCATGGGCATCTCCTCTAGCTCTATGTCTGTCCGTTAAAGGTATACCTAAAGCTGTTGTTAATTTTCCTAAACTGTAAGAGTTGTAGCCAGGTAGTAATTTTCTAGATAAACGTACGGTACATAGTTTTGTTCTTGAGAAATCGTGACCAAGAAGTTTAAATTCGTTTTTAATGACGTTGTAATCAAAATTGACACTATGGGCAACAAAAATGGTGTCCAATGTTATCGCTACAATCTCTGGAATAATTTCTTCAAGAAGCGGTGCATTACGTACCATATCATTATCAATACCTGTTAATCCGGTTATAAAGGCCGGTATTTCACATTCTGGGTTTACCAAAGAAGTGAATTCGTCAACAACGTCATGACCATCATATTTAAATATGGAAATTTCAGTTATTCTATTTCCTTTTATACCGTTTCCGGTAGTCTCTATGTCAATAATTGTATACAAATGCGAGTAATTATTTAAGGTTGGTAAAGTTAAGTATTTACGTAGTTTTTTTGGGGCAGCTTGGTGTATCAGTAGGTTTTAATTAAGAATGAAGATAACACTTGGGCCTATTAAAGAGCGTGTGATATTGTTTTATAGATAACCCGCTTGAATTTGTAATCGAACTCATCTATAAAATAAGTGGTCCAAGTTTTTAATAGTGTACATATATTAAATTGCATTATATCGATTAACCAAATGGTATAGGGGATTATACCGAACAACGATTTTGCTTGCATCACAACGATAGAACCTAAAATTTAATGATTTACGTATTAATTTTAACTTAATAATTGGTTTAGAGCCTTTTGTTGTCCCAAATTTTACATGTTCATTAATTAAAATATTTAGAACCAAACATAAACCAATTTCATATAAATCTTAATGGTGATTTTTATGATAAATTAATTATTTACTAAATGGATTCCATCCAAGAAATGCTTTACAGTTTACCTTTTTTAACTGTTATTTCGGCAATTGTAGCATTTGTAATGGCAACAAGGTTTAATTTGTATCCTGTCATTATTTATGTTTCAAAAACCAAAAACCTTATGGACGAACCAGAGGAAAGAAGGGTGCATACCAATAAAGTTCCTAATTTAGGTGGGATGGGGTTGTTTATAACATTTTCCTTGACCCTTTTGTTATTTGTTCCTTTTTTAAATAATACAGTTTCAGATTTAAGCCATCTACTTTCATTGCTTTCTGCGACCATTATTTTATTGTTTTTAGGTATTAAAGATGATTTGGTCTTAATGACACCAAAAAAGAAATTGGTTATTCAATTGATTGCGGTTTCTATGGTTTGTGTTTTACAAAATATTAGAATAACCGATTTTCATGGTTTATTGGGTATAGGGGAGTTAACTTCTTTTGTATCGGTGTTTTTTACAATTTTTGTTTTTATTTTAGTTATAAACGCAGTCAATTTAATTGACGGAATAGATGGTTTAGCAGCTTCAATTTCAATTTTGGCCAGTTTAGGGTTTGGTATAGCTTTTTTCATGGCAAATAACTACATGATGACTTTATTATCGGCTGTTTTAATTGGGTCTTTATTTGGTTTTTTAAAGTATAATTTTTCAAAAGACCATAAAATATTTATGGGAGATTGCGGTTCGTTGATAGTAGGTTTTTTATTGGCCTATCAAGGAATAAAATTCTTGAATATTAATCCGAATGTTGTTCAAGAGTATAACTCCGAAAATTCATCGATTCTATTGTTGGCTATGTTATCCTATCCTTTATTCGATTTATTACGTGTTTTCATTGTGCGGATAAAACTAAAGAAAAGCCCTTTTGTGGCAGATAGTAATCACATTCACCATCGCTTATTAAGACTAGGGCTTAATCATAAACAAGCAACTTTGCTGCTTGTAGTAAGTAACATTACATTAATTACAATAACATTTTTAACCAATGGACTACCAATTAATTTACACATAATAGTTGTAGTTGTTTTTGGTTGCTTGTTATATCTTTTACCTTTTTTAAGTGTTTTTGAAGAATTTAAAGAAGAAAATTTAGATGCAGAATTACAAAATTTAAAAACGAATACATATTCGGGAACTAAGCTTACACCTAATGGTAATGAGCAAGAAGGGCGTGTTATAAATTTAATGAGATCAAACACTAAAAATGAATCTCATACTTCCTTTAATAACCAAACTCTTGCGAAAAACAGAAGTACAAAATTGAAGTTTTTGGCGAGTGACAAAAATAATAGCGTTACTAATGACGCTTCCAAAATACAATTGGACACTAACGAATTAAATACCAAATAATAGTTTTAATTAAGCCATTTCATGGTAATGTTGTTGCTGTAAAAGCAAGGAATATAGTAAAAGCAGCAAGGCATTCAATATTTATAATTGGTATAAAACGTATAAAGTGACTCAAAATAGTAGTAAAAATAGCTATAGACAGATAATGAAAGCTACGTCCATCTTTGGTGGGGTACAAGTTTTTAACATTATCATATCAATAGGACGTTCTAAAATTTTAGCCATACTATTAGGTCCGGCCGGTATAGGAATTCTAGGGTTGATCATGTCTACCACCAAATTAATAAGTTCATTAACCAACTTTGGATTGGGAATAAGCGCAGTTAAGGAAATTGCAGTGGCTTTTGAATTAGGGGATGAAAAACAGTTATCTAAAACCATAGTTATCGTTAAACGGTGGATTTGGTATACAGGTATTTTTGGTGCTATTTTAACTATAATACTTTCACCATTTCTAAGTGAGCTGACCTTTGGTAATAAAGATTATACCATTGCCTTCGTTTGGTTATCAATAACTCTTTTATTAAACCAATTAACTAGTGGGAGCTTTGTTTTTTTACAGGGTCTTAGAAAACTAAAGTATTTGGCAAAAGCAAATGTAATTGGAGCAGCATCGGGCTTATTGGTTTCAGTGCCTATTTATTATTATATGGGCGTTGATGGTATTGTACCGGCAATGATTTTTACGGCTATTCTAGGGTTTTTAGTAGCTTTTTATTTCACCAAAAAGGTAAAAACCACTCCGGTTCCTGTTTCTTTCAAGGAAACTAAGACAAAAGGTAAAAGCATGCTAATAATGGGTTTTATGCTGAGCATAAGCGGTATTATGGTTTTAGGAGTTTCTTATGTAATTAGAATATTCATTAATAATAATGGCGGCGTTGAAGATGTAGGTTTATATAACGCGGGTATCGCAATTATTTCAACTTACGTAGGGTTACTCTTTACGGCAATGGAAACGGATTATTTTCCAAGACTGTCCGCGGTAGTACACGATAATGAAAAAGCGGTGGATTTAATTAATCAGCAAGCCGAAATAGCTATATTAATTTTAGCCCCTGTACTTATTGTATTCCTCGTATTTGTAGATTGGATTATAACTATTTTATATTCCTCTGAGTTTATACCCATTAAAGAAATGATTTATTGGGCGGCCATAGGTATGTTTTTTAAAGTGGCTGCTTGGGTAGTAGCCTTTTTCTTTATCGCAAAAGGAGCAAGCAAACTATTTTTTTGGAATGAGCTAGTAACGAATATCTATACCTTAATTTTAAATCTGGTGGGGTATTATTATTGGGGCTTGGCAGGTTTAGGGATTTCTTATCTGCTCTCTTATTTTGTATACTTAATTCAAATTTATACCATTACTAAAAACAAATATAATTTTAATTTCACCCCTTCCGTAGTAAAGATTTTCCTATTACAATTTCTACTTGCAATTGTTTGTTTACTAACAACTAAACTATTTTCTCCAGTTTGGTCTTACAGTATTGGTAGCGTTGTTATACTTATTTCCATGTATTATTCGTTTATAGAACTGGATGCGAGATTAAATCTTAAAGATCTAATGGCAAAATATCTTAAAAAATAAGAATGATAAGCGGTTTGGTACCTAATTACATAGAACGAGTTAGAAGAAAATAGAATAATTGATGAAATTAATTAAGCTACTATATCCATACCTTATTCTATTTCTATTGATCTACTTGGGTCCTGTGAAAGTAGGTCCAATTACATTTTCACAAGTATGGAAAATTCCGTTATTCGTATTTCTTTTTTGGCAGGTACTTATTAAGAGAAACGACAAAAAACTGGCAATTATAAAATGGTCGTATGCAAGAGCGGCAAAAAACTTGGTGACAGCTAATTTTTCGGTTAGTTTTTTCTTTGGTGTGGTTGACTTTATACGTTACATGATGTTTCCTTTAATGTTTGAGTATGCCTATAGGAACATTAAAAATATTAGAAAGCTAGATAAGTTGTTATTGGGTTTTGCTCAGTTTGTTATTATTTCGGGAATACCTTTTACCTTTAAAATATTGCAAAGTAAAGCTAAGGATGTACTAAGTTTTGAGGATTTCGATAGTTATTCTGGGATGTTTCAAAATTCGCACGGGGCAGCAATTACTACGACTACTGCAGTTCTAATTTTGCTTGCATACCTAAAATCAAAATCTACTTTAATTCGTTTTCCAAAACTTAATTATCTGCTGTTATTGTATGGTATATATCTTATTTACCTTACCTATATACGAACAGGGTATTTAATGTTTGTTATTGGATTAGTGTTTTTGTTTTTGCCTAAAAAATTGACCTTTAAGCAAGTTTTATCCGGTATTGGGATGGTACTTATTATAGGTGTTGGTTTTTATGTTCTTTTAGAAACCAACGAAGCTTTTTACAATAGAATATTCGATATTAGAAATGGTAAACAAACGGCTGCAGGATCTGGTAGACTTTTGTTTTGGATGGCTTCTTTTGAATTGTGGTTTAACGGTAATGTTTTTGAATTGTTTTTTGGTCACGGTTTTTATGATCTTATTATGCATATGTACCAAGAAACAGGCCTTCCGGTTTATGCACATAACGAGTTCTTTACACAATTAGGGCAAAACGGATTGTTGGGTATTATATTTTTTATTGGATACCTAATATCACTGTTTAAATTTATTTTAAAACGTAATATGCTTCCTTCGTATAGGCTTGCCATGGCAATCTTTTTTCTATACGGGTCATTGATGATGACACAAGGGGGTATGTGGTTTGAACTGGATGTTTTTATGGTATTGGTATTTGTGAAATTGGAGTTCGAGAATATTCTCCGTAAAAGAATGATGAAGTATGACTAAGGATATTATCGTAACCGTACCTAAATTAAATTTGCCCGGTGGTGTCAGTGCCTTTTGGAATGCTCTTTTACCGGAGTTTCATAAAATGGATGAGGTTCGCTTTAGAACCTTAGAAATAGGCAGGCACGGCAAAAATGTATTTGGACCTTTAGTTGATATTTGGAATTTAAGGAAAGCAACCAAAACCAATACAGATCTGATCCTATTAAATCCATCGTTAGGTAGTCGTAGCTTCTTTAGAGACGCTTTTTTTGCAAAGTACCTAATTCGTAACAACATACCGTTTGTGGTTTTTTTTCATGGTTGGAGTTTGGAATTCCAAGAGAGAATAGATAAAAAATATATTTCCTTTTTTCAATCGACCCTAGGTAAGGCAAAGAAAATATTTGTGTTATCTGGCGATTTCGAAACTAAACTGAAAGCTTGGGGCTACCAAGGTGAAGTGGTGGTCGCTACGACAACGGTAAATTCTCAACTTTTCGAAAATCAGGTGCCGGCTACGGACCATACTCCAAATCCAGAGAAGATTAAAATTCTATTTCTTTCAAGATTAATAAAAGCTAAGGGAATCTATGAGACCATTGCCGCTTTTGAAAATCTTAGAAAAGACTATAAGAATATTCAATTAATAATTGCCGGTAGTGGCGAGGAGTTTACTGATCTACAAGAACTAATTAAAGAGAATAAGGATATTACCTTAACCGGACACGTAGAAGGGCAAGATAAAATCAACTTATATAAAGAGTGTTCCCTTTATTGTTTACCTAGTTACAGTGAGGGTCTGCCCACATCGGTATTAGAAGCAATGGCATTTGGCAAGCCTGTTATTACGACGCCGGTAGGTGGGTTAAAAAGTTTTTTTCAAGACAAAACC
The genomic region above belongs to Maribacter hydrothermalis and contains:
- a CDS encoding glycosyltransferase, whose protein sequence is MTKDIIVTVPKLNLPGGVSAFWNALLPEFHKMDEVRFRTLEIGRHGKNVFGPLVDIWNLRKATKTNTDLILLNPSLGSRSFFRDAFFAKYLIRNNIPFVVFFHGWSLEFQERIDKKYISFFQSTLGKAKKIFVLSGDFETKLKAWGYQGEVVVATTTVNSQLFENQVPATDHTPNPEKIKILFLSRLIKAKGIYETIAAFENLRKDYKNIQLIIAGSGEEFTDLQELIKENKDITLTGHVEGQDKINLYKECSLYCLPSYSEGLPTSVLEAMAFGKPVITTPVGGLKSFFQDKTMGFFVETKNSSDLEAKLRTMLQEDGLREKMGSFNYNYAHQHIMSDKVAQKILDEITPFL
- a CDS encoding exonuclease domain-containing protein, whose translation is MYTIIDIETTGNGIKGNRITEISIFKYDGHDVVDEFTSLVNPECEIPAFITGLTGIDNDMVRNAPLLEEIIPEIVAITLDTIFVAHSVNFDYNVIKNEFKLLGHDFSRTKLCTVRLSRKLLPGYNSYSLGKLTTALGIPLTDRHRARGDAHATVLLFHKLLRAENAESVFKQFLHAKSQEATLPPGLPKEEYKKLPTTAGVYYFKDRKGKIIYVGKAKNIKKRVLGHFYDKKTKEISLCAETTSLDYEETGNELIALLKESAEIKHHYPKYNSAQKRTIQQYGIFSYVDRNGIIHLAFNKLKLTPNPVAICYSPTEARQYLETMCDAFELCPKYCHLQENVTTCSHYKIRQCIGVCSDLAYVKEYNERVTNALRDAKEVQSTLVIKTSGRTTDEHAFVMIKENNYSGYGFVPTENTIEHIEDLELFIIPQKNTLETQRIVESYLRKNPNSLFYVT
- a CDS encoding MraY family glycosyltransferase codes for the protein MDSIQEMLYSLPFLTVISAIVAFVMATRFNLYPVIIYVSKTKNLMDEPEERRVHTNKVPNLGGMGLFITFSLTLLLFVPFLNNTVSDLSHLLSLLSATIILLFLGIKDDLVLMTPKKKLVIQLIAVSMVCVLQNIRITDFHGLLGIGELTSFVSVFFTIFVFILVINAVNLIDGIDGLAASISILASLGFGIAFFMANNYMMTLLSAVLIGSLFGFLKYNFSKDHKIFMGDCGSLIVGFLLAYQGIKFLNINPNVVQEYNSENSSILLLAMLSYPLFDLLRVFIVRIKLKKSPFVADSNHIHHRLLRLGLNHKQATLLLVVSNITLITITFLTNGLPINLHIIVVVVFGCLLYLLPFLSVFEEFKEENLDAELQNLKTNTYSGTKLTPNGNEQEGRVINLMRSNTKNESHTSFNNQTLAKNRSTKLKFLASDKNNSVTNDASKIQLDTNELNTK
- a CDS encoding O-antigen translocase; translated protein: MTQNSSKNSYRQIMKATSIFGGVQVFNIIISIGRSKILAILLGPAGIGILGLIMSTTKLISSLTNFGLGISAVKEIAVAFELGDEKQLSKTIVIVKRWIWYTGIFGAILTIILSPFLSELTFGNKDYTIAFVWLSITLLLNQLTSGSFVFLQGLRKLKYLAKANVIGAASGLLVSVPIYYYMGVDGIVPAMIFTAILGFLVAFYFTKKVKTTPVPVSFKETKTKGKSMLIMGFMLSISGIMVLGVSYVIRIFINNNGGVEDVGLYNAGIAIISTYVGLLFTAMETDYFPRLSAVVHDNEKAVDLINQQAEIAILILAPVLIVFLVFVDWIITILYSSEFIPIKEMIYWAAIGMFFKVAAWVVAFFFIAKGASKLFFWNELVTNIYTLILNLVGYYYWGLAGLGISYLLSYFVYLIQIYTITKNKYNFNFTPSVVKIFLLQFLLAIVCLLTTKLFSPVWSYSIGSVVILISMYYSFIELDARLNLKDLMAKYLKK
- a CDS encoding O-antigen ligase family protein codes for the protein MKLIKLLYPYLILFLLIYLGPVKVGPITFSQVWKIPLFVFLFWQVLIKRNDKKLAIIKWSYARAAKNLVTANFSVSFFFGVVDFIRYMMFPLMFEYAYRNIKNIRKLDKLLLGFAQFVIISGIPFTFKILQSKAKDVLSFEDFDSYSGMFQNSHGAAITTTTAVLILLAYLKSKSTLIRFPKLNYLLLLYGIYLIYLTYIRTGYLMFVIGLVFLFLPKKLTFKQVLSGIGMVLIIGVGFYVLLETNEAFYNRIFDIRNGKQTAAGSGRLLFWMASFELWFNGNVFELFFGHGFYDLIMHMYQETGLPVYAHNEFFTQLGQNGLLGIIFFIGYLISLFKFILKRNMLPSYRLAMAIFFLYGSLMMTQGGMWFELDVFMVLVFVKLEFENILRKRMMKYD